A DNA window from Thermococcus sp. 4557 contains the following coding sequences:
- a CDS encoding peptidylprolyl isomerase, protein MMKVQKGDVIRLHYTGKVKETGEVFDTTYEEVAKEAGIYNENGIYGPVPIAVGAGHVLGGLDEQLEGLEVGKKYEIIVPPEKGFGKRDPKLIKTFTLGQFRRQGIYPFPGMPIEIETEGGRKLKGRVLTVSGGRVRVDFNHPYAGKHLIYEVEVVEKIDDPIEKVKALMELRMPRVDTEKVIIEVGEKDVTVDFSNAGLDKNTLVLGEILLESDLKFIGYEEVNFKPGVDELLKPPEETSEEETEVVELEEEVSEPLVEKTEESETKVEEKEKEEVKEAEEPASEKAEEAPAEEAETAEKKEETEKKTRKKTTRKSTSRKSTKGRKTRRTTTKKTTSKKKTKAAEEKKGESKEE, encoded by the coding sequence ATGATGAAGGTTCAGAAGGGAGACGTCATAAGGCTTCACTACACCGGAAAGGTCAAGGAGACCGGCGAGGTCTTTGACACCACCTACGAGGAGGTTGCCAAGGAAGCCGGAATCTACAACGAGAACGGTATCTACGGCCCGGTTCCGATAGCCGTCGGCGCCGGTCACGTCCTCGGCGGCCTCGACGAGCAGCTCGAGGGCCTCGAGGTCGGGAAGAAGTACGAGATAATCGTCCCGCCCGAGAAGGGCTTTGGAAAGCGCGACCCCAAGCTCATAAAGACCTTCACCCTCGGCCAGTTCAGGAGGCAGGGCATCTACCCGTTCCCGGGAATGCCCATTGAGATCGAGACCGAGGGCGGCAGGAAGCTCAAGGGCCGCGTCCTCACCGTCAGCGGCGGCCGTGTCAGGGTTGATTTCAACCACCCCTACGCAGGCAAGCACCTCATCTACGAGGTCGAGGTCGTCGAGAAGATAGATGATCCGATAGAGAAGGTCAAAGCCCTGATGGAGCTCCGCATGCCGAGAGTGGATACCGAGAAGGTCATCATCGAGGTCGGCGAGAAGGACGTTACCGTGGACTTCAGCAACGCCGGACTTGACAAGAACACCCTTGTCCTCGGAGAGATACTCCTCGAGAGCGACCTCAAGTTCATCGGCTACGAGGAGGTCAACTTCAAGCCTGGTGTTGACGAGCTCCTCAAGCCGCCAGAGGAGACCTCAGAGGAGGAAACTGAGGTCGTAGAGCTCGAGGAAGAGGTCAGCGAGCCCCTCGTTGAGAAGACCGAGGAGAGCGAGACCAAGGTCGAGGAAAAGGAGAAGGAAGAGGTAAAGGAAGCCGAGGAGCCCGCCAGTGAAAAGGCCGAAGAGGCTCCTGCTGAGGAAGCCGAGACGGCCGAGAAGAAGGAAGAGACCGAGAAGAAGACCAGAAAGAAGACCACCAGGAAGAGCACCTCCAGAAAGAGCACCAAGGGCAGGAAGACCAGGAGAACGACGACCAAGAAGACCACCAGCAAGAAGAAGACTAAGGCGGCCGAGGAGAAGAAGGGCGAGTCCAAGGAGGAGTGA
- the cysS gene encoding cysteine--tRNA ligase: MAIRVYNTLTKQKEEFRPLRDGEVRMYVCGPTVYDYTHLGHARTYVAFDVIRRYLEHRGYSVLMVMNFTDIDDKIIRRANETGEDPKELAERFLRLFLEDMEALKVKPADVYPRVTEHMDDIIEFVRKLQEKGYAYEGSDGVYFEVQRFKDYGKLSGIKLEELRKGARVEPGEGKKNPEDFALWKKAKPGEPKWESPWGEGRPGWHIECSTMSTKYLGESFDIHGGGNDLIFPHHENEIAQTEACTGHEWVHYWLHTGFLMVNGEKMSKSLGNFVTIREMLERYNPEVIRLFILQRHYRSPLDYTEEGMEHAKNNLERLYNTLENIRVAMERADIAFKWGPEEFEAYEAIRNAREKFHEAMDDDFNTAEALKAVFEASNAVNRYLTVVEKPKESILRKALEFFRMVSEVFGIFEDYFREQRAGEEEALIQLLIDVRAQLRKEKNFALADKIRAELREMGIQLEDTPQGTVWKRVKV; this comes from the coding sequence ATGGCCATAAGAGTGTACAACACCCTGACGAAGCAGAAGGAAGAGTTCAGGCCTTTGAGAGACGGGGAGGTCAGGATGTACGTCTGTGGGCCAACGGTTTACGATTATACTCACCTCGGCCACGCCAGAACCTACGTGGCCTTCGACGTTATCCGGAGATACCTTGAGCACCGCGGCTACAGCGTTCTCATGGTTATGAACTTCACCGACATCGACGATAAAATCATCCGCAGGGCGAATGAAACCGGTGAAGACCCCAAGGAGCTCGCCGAGAGGTTCCTCCGCCTCTTCCTTGAGGACATGGAGGCCCTGAAGGTCAAGCCCGCAGATGTCTATCCGCGCGTCACCGAGCACATGGACGACATTATAGAGTTCGTGAGGAAGCTCCAGGAGAAGGGCTACGCCTACGAGGGAAGCGACGGCGTTTACTTTGAGGTTCAGAGGTTTAAGGACTACGGAAAGCTCAGCGGAATAAAGCTCGAGGAGCTCAGGAAGGGCGCTCGCGTTGAGCCCGGTGAGGGCAAGAAGAACCCGGAAGACTTCGCCCTCTGGAAGAAGGCCAAGCCGGGGGAGCCCAAATGGGAAAGCCCCTGGGGCGAGGGAAGACCGGGCTGGCACATAGAGTGCTCCACGATGAGCACCAAGTACCTCGGCGAGAGCTTCGACATCCACGGCGGTGGCAACGACCTGATATTCCCTCACCACGAGAACGAGATAGCCCAGACCGAAGCCTGCACAGGACACGAATGGGTTCACTACTGGCTCCACACCGGCTTCCTGATGGTGAACGGGGAAAAGATGAGCAAGAGCCTCGGCAACTTCGTGACTATCAGAGAAATGCTGGAGCGCTACAACCCAGAGGTTATAAGGCTCTTCATCCTCCAGAGGCACTACCGCTCGCCGCTTGACTACACTGAGGAAGGTATGGAGCACGCCAAGAACAACCTCGAGAGGCTCTACAACACCCTCGAGAACATCCGTGTGGCCATGGAGAGGGCCGATATAGCATTCAAATGGGGTCCGGAAGAGTTCGAGGCCTACGAGGCGATAAGAAACGCAAGGGAGAAGTTCCACGAGGCGATGGACGACGACTTCAACACCGCCGAAGCGTTAAAGGCCGTGTTCGAGGCGAGCAACGCGGTCAACAGGTACCTCACCGTGGTTGAGAAGCCGAAGGAGAGCATCCTCCGCAAGGCGCTGGAGTTCTTCAGGATGGTCAGCGAGGTCTTCGGCATCTTCGAGGACTACTTCAGGGAGCAGAGGGCCGGCGAGGAGGAGGCCCTTATTCAGCTCCTCATTGACGTCCGCGCCCAGCTCAGGAAGGAGAAGAACTTCGCCCTGGCGGACAAGATAAGGGCCGAGCTCAGGGAGATGGGTATTCAGCTCGAGGACACCCCGCAGGGAACGGTTTGGAAGAGAGTTAAGGTCTGA
- a CDS encoding metal ABC transporter solute-binding protein, Zn/Mn family: MRARGLIITLILLTAAAGLIPFAGASPEKLLVVATIAPIASIVQDAFGDSVDVVYIIPPGADPHEYQLTASQIELLRKADVIVTTGGHLPVEKKIAELKEEGTITGEALFLDDYKREGFRYLPEYWYNDKDNPHGVWLDPTNALAIARATEKALERTNPAEAGLYRARYRDFESRVGAIVEAYRALVEGNKTAVIQMPPDEYAIEWLGIKAIAAIKPEEEVPAIGIDELLGTAEGTDLVVYALDSPDQMKDAAKELAAKSGKPLAEITVFWSDRPYTEVLIENSAAILKALGGEKPKTEPVQRDDVGRYVAISLVVGIVLGVALGVILKK, translated from the coding sequence ATGAGGGCGAGAGGATTGATTATCACACTCATCTTACTAACTGCGGCCGCAGGGCTCATCCCCTTCGCCGGAGCCTCCCCAGAGAAACTCCTGGTAGTGGCCACCATAGCCCCGATTGCCTCAATAGTTCAGGACGCCTTCGGGGACTCCGTGGATGTGGTTTACATAATTCCCCCCGGCGCGGATCCCCACGAGTACCAGCTGACCGCGAGCCAGATCGAACTCCTGAGGAAAGCCGACGTGATAGTAACCACCGGCGGCCACCTGCCCGTGGAGAAGAAGATAGCCGAGCTGAAGGAGGAGGGGACGATAACGGGGGAGGCACTTTTCCTCGACGACTACAAGCGCGAGGGCTTCCGCTATCTCCCCGAATACTGGTACAACGACAAGGACAACCCCCACGGCGTCTGGCTGGACCCGACCAACGCCCTGGCCATAGCGAGGGCTACCGAGAAGGCGCTCGAGAGGACCAACCCCGCGGAGGCCGGGCTTTACAGAGCGAGGTACAGGGACTTCGAGAGCAGGGTTGGGGCGATAGTGGAGGCATACAGGGCGCTGGTTGAGGGCAACAAAACCGCCGTCATCCAGATGCCGCCCGACGAGTACGCCATCGAGTGGCTTGGAATAAAGGCAATCGCCGCCATAAAGCCCGAGGAGGAAGTTCCCGCCATAGGCATCGACGAGCTCCTCGGAACCGCCGAAGGAACCGACCTCGTGGTCTACGCCCTCGACAGCCCCGACCAGATGAAGGACGCGGCGAAGGAGCTCGCCGCCAAGAGCGGGAAGCCGCTCGCCGAGATAACGGTCTTCTGGAGCGACAGGCCTTACACAGAGGTTCTAATCGAGAACAGCGCGGCCATTCTCAAGGCGCTGGGCGGAGAAAAGCCCAAAACCGAACCGGTTCAGAGGGACGACGTGGGGAGGTACGTGGCAATCTCTCTGGTTGTCGGCATCGTCCTTGGCGTCGCCCTCGGGGTCATACTCAAGAAATGA
- a CDS encoding sulfide-dependent adenosine diphosphate thiazole synthase has product MLREIEISRAIIEAYTAELLESLSLDVAIVGAGPSGMVAGYYLVKNGAKVAIFEKKLSIGGGIWGGAMGFNKVVVQEEAREILDEFGIDYRPFKNGLYVADAIETATTIASRAVNAGVRFFNMIEVEDLVLKDNRVAGIVINWTPVMMTGLHVDPLTVEARFVVDSTGHGAQVSQHLVRRGLLQVPGEGPMWAEKGEELTVKHTREVFPGLYVTGMAANALAGAPRMGPIFGGMFLSGRKAALEILEKLG; this is encoded by the coding sequence ATGCTAAGGGAGATTGAGATAAGCAGGGCGATAATAGAGGCTTACACTGCCGAGCTTCTCGAAAGCCTGAGCCTCGATGTCGCCATAGTAGGTGCCGGCCCCTCCGGAATGGTTGCCGGCTACTACTTGGTCAAGAACGGTGCGAAAGTGGCAATCTTCGAGAAGAAGCTCTCAATCGGGGGCGGAATCTGGGGCGGTGCGATGGGGTTCAATAAAGTCGTCGTTCAGGAGGAGGCGAGAGAAATCCTCGACGAGTTCGGGATAGATTACAGGCCCTTTAAAAACGGCCTCTACGTCGCTGACGCAATCGAGACGGCAACGACGATAGCGAGCAGAGCCGTAAATGCCGGCGTGAGGTTCTTCAACATGATTGAGGTGGAGGATTTGGTTCTCAAGGACAACCGCGTCGCTGGGATCGTTATTAACTGGACGCCGGTCATGATGACGGGCCTTCACGTTGACCCGCTCACAGTTGAGGCCAGGTTCGTGGTTGACTCGACCGGCCACGGGGCGCAGGTGAGCCAACACCTTGTGAGGCGCGGCCTCCTCCAGGTTCCGGGCGAGGGTCCGATGTGGGCGGAGAAGGGTGAGGAGCTGACGGTGAAGCACACGAGGGAGGTCTTTCCTGGACTCTACGTCACCGGCATGGCGGCAAACGCGCTGGCAGGAGCGCCGAGGATGGGGCCGATATTCGGCGGAATGTTCCTGAGCGGGAGGAAAGCGGCCCTCGAAATCCTTGAGAAGCTGGGGTGA
- the thiC gene encoding phosphomethylpyrimidine synthase ThiC has translation MTQLEEAKRGIITEEMKFIAEGEGIEPEKLRRSVAKGHTVIFRNVRHDWVKPVAVGDVVRVKVNANIGTSRDIVDVKAEIEKAKVAVKYGADTIMDLSTGGDLDSIRKAIMHAVDVPIGTVPIYQAAEEMLAKGKAIIEMGEDDMWKAVEKHFRDGVDYTTIHVGVTKEVVEKMKRVKRVVGMVSRGGTFLAAWILHWGEENPFYRDYDYLLELAGEYDVVLSLGDGLRPGGLPDAGDELQIAELYTLGRLVRRAREAGGQTMGEGPGHVPIDQIAAQVKLAKIATDNAPFYVLGPIVTDVFPGYDHITAAIGGAIAALNGADFLCYVTPAEHLGLPTPEHVREGVIAARIAAHAVNLTRFEADFKKDYLMSLARGRLNWAKQFELSQDKDRFIEIRKERPTKTEACSMCGDLCAIKLINDMLRKG, from the coding sequence ATGACCCAGCTTGAGGAGGCCAAACGCGGGATAATCACGGAGGAGATGAAGTTCATCGCCGAGGGGGAGGGAATAGAGCCTGAAAAGCTCAGGAGAAGCGTGGCCAAGGGCCACACCGTCATCTTCCGCAACGTCCGCCACGACTGGGTTAAGCCCGTCGCGGTCGGCGACGTCGTCCGTGTTAAGGTCAACGCCAACATTGGAACATCCCGCGACATCGTTGACGTCAAAGCGGAGATAGAGAAGGCGAAGGTTGCCGTCAAATACGGTGCCGACACGATAATGGACCTCTCAACTGGTGGCGACCTCGATTCGATAAGGAAGGCCATCATGCACGCCGTTGACGTGCCCATCGGAACCGTTCCAATATACCAGGCTGCAGAGGAGATGCTGGCTAAGGGAAAGGCCATCATCGAGATGGGCGAGGACGACATGTGGAAAGCCGTCGAGAAGCACTTCAGGGACGGCGTTGACTATACTACCATTCACGTTGGAGTGACCAAGGAAGTCGTCGAGAAAATGAAGCGCGTTAAGCGCGTCGTCGGCATGGTCTCGCGCGGAGGAACCTTCCTCGCGGCGTGGATACTCCACTGGGGCGAGGAGAACCCGTTCTACAGAGACTACGACTACCTCCTTGAGCTCGCCGGGGAGTATGACGTCGTCCTAAGCCTCGGCGACGGGCTGAGGCCCGGCGGACTGCCCGATGCCGGCGACGAACTGCAGATAGCCGAGCTTTACACCCTCGGAAGGCTCGTTAGGAGAGCCAGAGAGGCAGGGGGTCAGACCATGGGCGAAGGGCCCGGCCACGTTCCGATAGATCAGATAGCAGCCCAGGTGAAGCTGGCCAAGATCGCCACGGATAACGCTCCTTTCTATGTGTTGGGTCCGATAGTTACCGACGTCTTCCCAGGCTACGACCACATCACGGCGGCCATAGGCGGAGCAATAGCCGCTCTAAACGGGGCTGACTTCCTCTGCTACGTCACCCCAGCGGAGCACCTCGGCCTCCCAACCCCCGAGCACGTGAGGGAGGGGGTTATAGCTGCCAGGATAGCCGCTCACGCAGTCAATCTAACGCGCTTCGAGGCCGATTTTAAGAAGGATTACCTCATGAGCCTGGCAAGGGGAAGACTGAATTGGGCGAAGCAGTTCGAACTGAGCCAGGACAAGGACAGGTTCATCGAGATAAGGAAAGAAAGGCCGACTAAAACAGAGGCCTGCTCCATGTGCGGTGACCTCTGCGCGATAAAGCTCATCAACGACATGCTGAGGAAGGGGTGA
- a CDS encoding heparan-alpha-glucosaminide N-acetyltransferase, with product MLGAEVYLKGRYWEVDLLRGIGITMMVVSNFVTDLWLFLGYAEHRTFWFSFAVATASIFVFTSGLSFWISYSRTVKRNPRPYRKYFRRFLKLFGLGMLITLVTFLLPGEMTIHFGILHFLGVATLLAVPFYRFGRKNVFWVFFFLFGHLLVNGLHDGLWLLPLGITPENYFAPDYFPIFPWFGVYLMGMVAGSVFYPGGTRKMHLSLPQSPVVHFITFAGRHTLVISPLPQPVLVGLLRLVHGPLPGIPL from the coding sequence ATGCTCGGCGCCGAAGTGTACCTGAAGGGCCGGTACTGGGAGGTTGACCTCCTGCGCGGTATCGGAATAACGATGATGGTGGTCTCAAACTTCGTCACGGACCTCTGGCTCTTCCTGGGCTATGCCGAACACCGTACATTCTGGTTCTCCTTCGCGGTTGCCACCGCCTCGATATTCGTCTTCACATCGGGGCTCTCATTCTGGATAAGCTATTCCCGAACGGTAAAGAGAAACCCCCGACCGTACAGGAAGTATTTCCGGCGCTTTCTCAAGCTCTTCGGCCTCGGTATGCTCATAACCCTCGTCACCTTCCTTCTCCCGGGCGAAATGACGATTCACTTTGGAATCCTCCACTTCCTCGGCGTGGCCACCTTGCTGGCGGTTCCTTTCTATCGCTTTGGTAGGAAGAACGTCTTTTGGGTCTTCTTTTTCCTCTTTGGCCATCTCCTGGTGAACGGCCTCCACGACGGCCTCTGGCTCCTTCCCCTGGGCATCACGCCCGAGAACTACTTCGCCCCTGATTACTTCCCGATTTTTCCATGGTTTGGAGTGTACCTCATGGGAATGGTCGCGGGGAGCGTTTTCTATCCCGGAGGAACAAGAAAAATGCATCTTTCCCTGCCGCAGAGCCCCGTGGTCCACTTTATAACCTTCGCGGGCAGGCACACGCTGGTTATTTCCCCCCTCCCCCAGCCGGTGCTCGTGGGGCTACTGAGGCTCGTCCACGGCCCACTGCCAGGGATTCCCCTGTAA
- a CDS encoding phosphoribosyltransferase yields the protein MKKFPAYLASWDDIERWAKEGAWKILEDGWKPDVVVGLARGGWVAARLYCDYLGIKDLVSLKVEHWGVTATPDGKAKLKYGTSYDLSGKKVLIVDDISDTGESLTLAKNYIEGKGPAEIRVATLLTIRGSRFKPDYYGEEIDWAWIVFPWNFVEDMINLVGNLFEEKEALTTDEIIDLFRELHGMEVPKGKLEEALRMAERRKVFKFREGAWRKA from the coding sequence ATGAAGAAGTTTCCAGCTTATCTCGCTTCTTGGGACGACATAGAAAGATGGGCAAAGGAAGGTGCCTGGAAGATTCTCGAAGACGGCTGGAAGCCCGATGTCGTGGTCGGGCTCGCCAGAGGAGGCTGGGTTGCAGCGAGGCTCTACTGCGACTACCTCGGCATCAAGGACCTGGTCAGCCTCAAAGTCGAACACTGGGGCGTCACAGCAACTCCGGACGGGAAGGCAAAGCTCAAGTACGGCACCAGCTACGACCTGAGCGGCAAGAAGGTTCTCATCGTCGACGACATCAGCGACACCGGTGAGAGCCTGACGCTCGCCAAGAACTACATCGAGGGCAAGGGGCCGGCAGAGATAAGGGTCGCCACGCTCCTCACCATCAGGGGTTCGCGCTTTAAGCCCGACTACTACGGCGAGGAGATCGATTGGGCGTGGATAGTCTTCCCGTGGAACTTCGTTGAGGACATGATAAACCTCGTTGGCAACCTCTTTGAGGAGAAGGAAGCCCTAACCACCGACGAAATCATCGACCTGTTCAGGGAGCTCCACGGGATGGAAGTCCCGAAGGGCAAGCTTGAGGAAGCCCTCAGAATGGCGGAGCGCAGGAAGGTTTTTAAGTTCCGCGAGGGAGCCTGGCGCAAAGCCTGA
- the mrtA gene encoding CPBP family archaeomyxosortase MrtA encodes MKFRRNPYVLYALSLPFIIAVRYSGGGLFLWAGYNVLFYFVLPLVLAYALGFERRELGVQAGRLSEYRWALFLFIATIPLSLYGTTIPSMKEYYPIFEYSGPLDFIVKELAVGAIMFAHEAFYRGIILFPLAKRNEWLGILAQDVPYALVHIGKPGIEVPYSFVAGIVFAKLDLRAGSFLPSFLLHWLGSVLFDVLCVLL; translated from the coding sequence ATGAAATTCAGACGCAACCCGTACGTTCTCTATGCACTCTCCCTACCATTTATCATCGCGGTCCGCTACAGCGGCGGCGGGCTCTTCCTCTGGGCGGGCTACAACGTCCTGTTTTACTTTGTCCTTCCCCTGGTCCTAGCGTATGCCCTCGGTTTCGAGCGGAGGGAGCTGGGGGTTCAGGCGGGCAGGCTTTCCGAGTATCGGTGGGCCCTCTTCCTTTTCATTGCCACCATTCCGCTGAGCCTCTACGGCACGACGATTCCATCGATGAAGGAGTACTATCCGATATTCGAATACTCGGGACCGCTTGATTTCATCGTCAAGGAGCTGGCCGTTGGGGCCATAATGTTCGCCCACGAGGCGTTTTACAGGGGAATAATACTCTTCCCCCTCGCAAAGAGGAACGAGTGGCTCGGGATTCTGGCGCAGGACGTTCCCTACGCCCTCGTCCACATTGGAAAGCCTGGCATAGAGGTTCCCTATTCGTTCGTGGCGGGGATAGTCTTCGCCAAGCTCGACCTTCGGGCCGGGAGCTTCCTTCCCAGCTTTCTCCTCCACTGGCTCGGTTCGGTGCTCTTCGACGTCCTGTGTGTCCTCCTGTAG
- a CDS encoding PfkB family carbohydrate kinase, with protein MAVLIVAGLDTGGGAGLKADIETVSALGEHPLPVLTAVTYQNPSEVGGYHTLPPEVVREGIRAVKDGFEVKAVKIGMLGSGEVARVVREETEGLTRVFDPVIASSTGRKLIDDVKVLKALIPGSIVTPNVHEAEALTGIEIRSAEDMGKAAKVLVENLGAEGAVVTGGHLNFTDVLYWRGKLYEFPGEKAEGFTHGTGCAFSSALATFLAKGFELPKAVEMAKRFVENSIRFSKAESRAVNPLWVLERNSYRWRARGELEKAVKELVAFGERLNPHVPEVGTNFALATPFGEVFAVKGRIVRYGKTVKPVGPVELNASDHLKRALLKMRDFYPELKAVLNLRYSEELIEKAEELGLVVSFYDRREEPEDVKRAERGTMEWGIETAVKRAGRRPDLIYHLGDWGKEPMTLIFGRDAREVVERVKAILSPSPR; from the coding sequence ATGGCCGTCCTGATTGTAGCGGGCCTCGACACGGGTGGCGGGGCCGGTTTAAAGGCCGACATCGAGACGGTCTCCGCTCTGGGCGAGCATCCGCTCCCGGTTCTGACGGCGGTGACCTACCAGAACCCCTCGGAGGTGGGGGGCTACCACACCCTTCCGCCCGAAGTCGTGAGGGAGGGGATACGGGCCGTTAAGGACGGCTTTGAGGTTAAAGCGGTCAAAATCGGGATGCTCGGGAGCGGTGAGGTTGCCCGGGTCGTGAGGGAAGAGACTGAAGGCCTAACCCGGGTTTTCGACCCCGTGATTGCCTCAAGCACCGGAAGAAAGCTCATTGACGACGTCAAAGTGCTCAAAGCTCTCATTCCCGGCTCGATAGTCACGCCAAACGTCCACGAGGCCGAAGCGCTGACCGGCATCGAAATCCGCTCGGCTGAAGATATGGGAAAAGCCGCAAAGGTTCTCGTGGAGAACCTTGGCGCCGAGGGCGCGGTCGTAACGGGGGGACACCTAAACTTTACCGACGTCCTCTACTGGAGAGGGAAGCTCTACGAGTTTCCGGGAGAAAAGGCCGAGGGCTTCACCCACGGAACCGGTTGTGCCTTCTCCTCCGCCCTGGCAACGTTTTTGGCCAAGGGGTTTGAGCTTCCGAAAGCCGTCGAGATGGCGAAGCGCTTCGTTGAAAACTCCATCAGGTTTTCGAAGGCGGAATCCAGGGCCGTAAACCCCCTCTGGGTGCTGGAGAGAAACTCTTATCGCTGGAGGGCCAGGGGAGAGCTTGAAAAAGCGGTTAAAGAGCTGGTGGCCTTTGGAGAGAGGCTCAACCCGCACGTTCCCGAGGTGGGAACGAACTTCGCCCTCGCGACGCCCTTTGGAGAAGTCTTTGCCGTCAAGGGCAGAATCGTCCGCTACGGGAAGACCGTAAAGCCCGTCGGCCCCGTTGAGCTCAACGCCAGCGACCACCTGAAGAGAGCCCTCCTCAAGATGCGCGACTTCTATCCAGAGCTTAAGGCGGTTCTGAACCTCCGCTACTCGGAGGAGCTGATAGAGAAGGCGGAGGAACTCGGCCTCGTCGTTTCGTTCTACGACAGACGGGAGGAGCCGGAGGATGTAAAGAGAGCCGAGAGGGGAACTATGGAATGGGGTATCGAGACCGCCGTGAAGAGGGCGGGAAGAAGGCCCGATTTGATCTACCACCTCGGCGACTGGGGCAAGGAGCCGATGACCCTAATCTTTGGAAGGGATGCGCGGGAGGTGGTGGAGAGGGTTAAGGCTATTCTTTCCCCCTCTCCTCGATGA
- a CDS encoding DUF4932 domain-containing protein: protein MRRLWVLIILTLFIGAAAPQATGYDVTERVSVEISPNSELLSVVYYLAFGRGDPFVIDRGGYLDEVDSYFVPYRNHRAVQMLREHLEKAASISERDMRLFYIEYYLLLCTEPPELQPWGNIDDPWTLEFVEALRDFARESDFTTFYRTHRDYYLEDLGIYENALSLLPPDGFMGRYTDVSSVRFEFQHPFLVAIHGHSFNPVRDGVQVYGAGGMVPLVRRDPQRTVWSYRTARDTMFGLPLNGDYVNNTGLDELVYLGFVYHELGHDITLPGLYANYGDTYSLAYLEDTIEEDMPYLARYDIHFWDRTGMIYEGFADGWLDFALSSVDPDYAALAVWLQRAWGEFWIDEVLQLYGKYTAMSVQNSVPLDDYVDEMLVDLREMVPQEEARKLYSERVPVTPLRAFDRGAVEGRVVVVYGTQNPDPAGVERDRETAEAIAENLRVFYSQWNGTVEVSIKADVNVTDGDMESNLVLVGGPYSNSLVDELDDNFPLRFVPVGDGHWVLEKNPDREVYSYVLTENDEDPVITGELGNITGTAVIMAVRNPYNPGNYIVWVAGENRNLTALFQNPTYYLSSYEIWSEKGIEMGFYVQPLASS from the coding sequence ATGAGGCGACTGTGGGTTTTAATAATCCTTACGCTCTTCATCGGAGCGGCCGCGCCGCAGGCGACCGGCTACGATGTGACCGAACGGGTGAGCGTCGAGATAAGCCCCAACTCCGAGCTGCTGAGCGTCGTTTACTACCTCGCCTTTGGACGGGGCGACCCCTTCGTCATAGACCGCGGCGGCTACCTCGATGAGGTTGATTCGTACTTCGTCCCCTACAGGAACCACCGCGCGGTTCAGATGCTGCGGGAGCACCTTGAAAAGGCCGCTTCCATCTCGGAGAGGGATATGAGGCTGTTCTACATCGAGTACTACCTCCTCCTCTGCACGGAACCCCCAGAACTACAGCCCTGGGGGAACATCGACGACCCCTGGACCCTCGAATTCGTCGAGGCCCTCAGGGACTTCGCGAGGGAGAGCGACTTCACGACCTTTTACAGAACCCACCGGGATTACTACCTGGAGGATCTCGGGATATACGAGAACGCCCTCTCGCTCCTCCCGCCGGACGGGTTCATGGGGCGCTACACTGACGTTTCCAGCGTCCGCTTCGAGTTCCAGCACCCGTTCCTGGTGGCAATACACGGCCACAGCTTCAACCCCGTCAGGGACGGCGTCCAGGTGTACGGTGCCGGTGGAATGGTGCCGCTCGTGAGGCGCGACCCCCAGAGGACGGTCTGGAGCTACAGGACGGCGAGGGACACTATGTTCGGCCTGCCCCTCAACGGGGACTACGTGAACAACACCGGCCTCGACGAGCTTGTCTACCTGGGCTTCGTCTACCACGAGCTGGGCCACGACATCACCCTGCCGGGCCTCTACGCCAACTACGGCGACACCTATTCGCTGGCCTACCTGGAGGACACCATAGAGGAGGACATGCCCTACCTCGCCCGCTACGACATTCACTTCTGGGACAGGACGGGAATGATATACGAGGGCTTCGCCGACGGCTGGCTGGACTTCGCGCTCTCCAGCGTGGACCCCGACTACGCGGCCCTGGCGGTGTGGCTCCAGAGGGCCTGGGGCGAGTTCTGGATAGACGAGGTGCTCCAGCTCTACGGCAAGTACACCGCAATGAGCGTCCAGAACTCCGTTCCCCTTGACGACTACGTGGACGAGATGCTCGTTGACCTGAGGGAGATGGTTCCGCAGGAGGAGGCCAGGAAGCTCTACAGCGAGCGCGTGCCCGTAACCCCGCTGAGGGCCTTCGACAGGGGTGCGGTGGAAGGTAGGGTGGTGGTAGTTTACGGAACCCAGAACCCCGACCCCGCGGGTGTCGAGAGGGACAGGGAGACGGCCGAGGCCATAGCAGAGAATCTCAGGGTCTTTTACTCCCAGTGGAACGGGACGGTGGAGGTTTCGATCAAGGCGGACGTGAACGTCACCGACGGGGACATGGAATCGAACCTGGTGCTGGTCGGAGGACCCTACTCAAACTCGCTCGTCGATGAGCTGGACGATAACTTTCCGCTCCGCTTCGTGCCCGTGGGAGACGGCCACTGGGTCCTCGAGAAGAACCCTGACCGAGAGGTTTACTCCTACGTTCTAACGGAGAACGATGAAGACCCCGTTATCACGGGGGAGCTTGGGAACATCACAGGAACTGCCGTAATAATGGCCGTGAGGAACCCATACAACCCGGGGAACTACATCGTCTGGGTGGCGGGGGAGAACAGGAACCTGACGGCCCTCTTCCAGAACCCGACCTACTACCTGAGCAGCTACGAAATATGGAGTGAAAAGGGAATAGAGATGGGCTTCTACGTTCAGCCGCTGGCGTCTTCCTGA